From Penicillium psychrofluorescens genome assembly, chromosome: 1, one genomic window encodes:
- a CDS encoding uncharacterized protein (ID:PFLUO_001335-T1.cds;~source:funannotate): protein MSVFQYLQFGIGRMLYPIRAHDSHQLTYWPAFQHLPEPNMTLESDCGPSGSSLPLRCSMLAEDRTGALPELHWSAPESTEPVKEYMLICEDIDIPIPFMVIHHGLFWAIPASVLAATPEDVQEDAAQTRRTKAGWCFLPNIRGKPYIGAGAPLGHGSHRYVFTIIALNAPLEVETPERATKAEIKQAMEGKIIGWGQWTGVFERPWST from the coding sequence ATGTCCGTTTTCCAGTACCTGCAGTTTGGCATCGGCCGGATGCTTTACCCCATTCGCGCCCATGACTCGCACCAGCTGACCTACTGGCCCGCATTCCAACACCTGCCCGAGCCGAACATGACCCTCGAGTCCGACTGTGGTCCCTCCGGCTCCAGCCTGCCTCTGCGCTGCAGCATGCTCGCAGAGGACCGGACCGGTGCTTTGCCAGAGCTGCATTGGAGCGCCCCAGAGTCCACGGAACCCGTCAAGGAATATATGCTGATCTGcgaagacatcgacatccCCATTCCGTTTATGGTCATTCACCATGGCCTATTCTGGGCTATCCCCGCATCTGTGCTTGCCGCCACGCCAGAAGATGTCCAAGAAGATGCCGCTCAAACTCGTCGGACCAAAGCCGGCTGGTGTTTCCTTCCCAACATCAGGGGTAAACCCTACATCGGTGCAGGCGCTCCGTTGGGCCACGGAAGTCACCGCTATGTTTTTACCATCATCGCTCTCAATGCCCCACTGGAAGTGGAGACCCCCGAAAGGGCGACCAAGGcggagatcaagcaggctATGGAGGGCAAGATCATTGGCTGGGGCCAGTGGACGGGCGTCTTCGAGCGGCCCTGGTCCACCTAG
- a CDS encoding uncharacterized protein (ID:PFLUO_001336-T1.cds;~source:funannotate): MAELRSVHTVVDVETIFELVHRVCQQGSVMVNCNDCVKTTQPSMVTLFTLSEQCLALFEAVCAAYDISTQPALFDPSILAFEQPPGPFVCIRSKVVLGQTELDEDEARLLVRTLLGRTLMRLVELMEDLKGNVRALLENAQHNRAGTAALRTCESSVDGTIGRLAVFLRQVEGEGGPLA; the protein is encoded by the coding sequence ATGGCGGAATTGCGAAGTGTCCATACGGTAGTCGATGTGGAAACCATTTTCGAACTGGTCCACCGTGTCTGTCAGCAGGGCTCCGTTATGGTCAACTGTAACGACTGCGTCAAGACAACCCAGCCATCGATGGTGACTTTATTCACACTGTCTGAGCAATGCCTGGCTTTGTTCGAGGCCGTGTGCGCCGCATATGACATCTCGACCCAACCAGCTCTCTTCGATCCCAGCATCCTCGCGTTTGAGCAGCCTCCGGGGCCCTTCGTTTGCATCCGAAGCAAAGTTGTTCTTGGCCAAACCGAgctcgatgaagatgaggccCGACTGTTAGTTCGCACGCTCCTCGGCCGCACACTGATGCGCTTGGtggagctgatggaggaCCTGAAAGGGAATGTGCGCGCGTTATTGGAGAATGCTCAGCATAACCGCGCGGGCACCGCCGCGCTGAGGACCTGCGAAAGTTCTGTCGACGGCACCATTGGGCGGCTGGCCGTCTTCTTGCGGCAGGTTGAGGGCGAAGGTGGTCCACTAGCCTGA